The following are encoded together in the Macadamia integrifolia cultivar HAES 741 chromosome 10, SCU_Mint_v3, whole genome shotgun sequence genome:
- the LOC122091860 gene encoding WD repeat-containing protein 48 homolog yields the protein MHRVGSAGNTSNSSRPRKEKRLTYVLNNADDKMHCAGINCLALLRTSVSDGCDYLFTGSRDGTLKRWALAEDAATCSATFESHVDWVNDAVLAGNNILVSCSSDTTLKTWNCSSDGTCTRTLRQHTDYVTCLASAQKNSNIVASGGLGGEVFIWDLEAALVPVSMATDAKEDDCSNGIISTGNTGLPLTNLRSIGSSSSISLHQTQPHGYSPIGAKGHKESVYALAMNDDGSLLVSGGTEKVVRVWDPRTGSKAMKLRGHTDNIRALLLDPTGRFCLSGSSDSMIRLWDLGQQRCVHSYAVHTDSVWALASSPTFSHVYSGGRDLSLYLTDLATRESVLLCTKEHPVLQLALHDDGIWVATTDSSVHRWPSDGRNLQKAFQRGGSFLAGNLSFSRARACLEGSTPVPVYKEPSFTILGTPGIVQHEILNNRRHVLTKDTAGSVKLWEITRGIVVEDYGKVSFEEKKEELFEMVSIPAWFTTDTRLGSLSIHLDTPQCFSAEMYSADLNIPGKPEDDKVNLARETLKGLLAHWLAKRRQKAASHASANGDGSSGKDFLSRNHSHSRAEVDGNAENDSMVYPPFEFSTVSPPSIITEGSHGGPWRKKITELDGTQDEKDFPWWCLDCILNSRLPPKENTKCSFYLQPCEGATVQIVTQGKLSAPRILRVHKVINYVIEKLVLDKPLDGGNSDSTFAPVLGVGHSQLSTVGGEGSFRPGLKPWQKLKPSIEILCNNQVLPPDMSLATVRAYIWKKPDDLVLNYRLLQGR from the exons ATGCATCGTGTAGGTAGTGCGGGGAACACATCCAACTCATCCCGCCCAAGGAAGGAAAAGAGGTTGACTTATGTGCTGAACAATGCTGATGACAAAATG CATTGTGCAGGGATAAATTGCTTGGCGCTATTAAGGACATCAGTATCTGATGGTTGTGACTATCTATTCACTGGAAGCCGAGATGGAACACTGAAGAGATGGGCACTGGCTGAAGATGCTGCCACTTGCTCTGCTACATTTGAGTCTCATGTTGACTgg GTCAATGATGCAGTACTTGCAGGCAATAACATCCTTGTGTCATGCTCTTCGGACACCACCCTCAAG ACGTGGAATTGCTCATCTGATGGGACTTGTACTAGAACTCTCCGGCAACACACTGACTATGTTACTTGTCTTGCTTCAGCCCAGAAAAAT AGCAATATTGTTGCGTCTGGTGGCCTTGGTGGGGAGGTTTTTATATGGGACCTTGAAGCTGCACTTGTTCCAGTCTCAATGGCCACTGATGCCAAGGAAGATGACTGTTCAAATGGTATAATTAGTACTGGGAATACTGGGCTGCCTTTGACAAATTTACGTTCTATTGGTTCAAGCAGCAGCATTTCACTCCATCAGACTCAGCCACATGGATATAGTCCTATTGGTGCTAAGGGCCATAAAGAGTCTGTTTATGCATTGGCAATGAATGATGATGGAAGTTtacttgtttctggtggaactGAGAAG GTTGTCCGTGTTTGGGATCCTAGAACTGGTTCAAAGGCTATGAAGCTAAGGGGGCACACAGATAACATACGGGCTCTGCTTCTAGATCCTACTGGGAG ATTTTGCTTATCAGGATCCTCTGATTCTATGATCAG ACTATGGGATCTTGGTCAGCAGCGTTGTGTACATTCCTATGCTGTACATACCGACTCTGTTTGGGCACTTGCCAGCAGCCCAACATTCAGCCATGTTTATAGTGGTGGGAGGGATCTTTCT TTATACCTAACAGACTTGGCAACAAGAGAAAGTGTGCTGCTTTGCACAAAAGAACACCCTGTTTTGCAACTTGCACTGCATGATGATGGTATATGGGTCGCAACAACAGATTCTTCTGTACATAGGTGGCCGTCTGATGGAAGAAACCTGCAGAAGGCTTTTCAAAGAGGTGGTTCATTTTTGGCTGGCAATTTGTCCTTTTCTAGGGCAAGAGCTTGTTTAGAAGGATCTACTCCT GTGCCTGTTTACAAAGAACCATCATTTACAATTCTTGGAACTCCTGGAATTGTTCAACATGAAATTCTAAACAACAGAAGGCATGTCCTGACAAAG GATACAGCAGGCTCAGTGAAGCTATGGGAGATCACTAGAGGAATTGTGGTTGAGGATTATGGCAAG GTCTCAtttgaagagaagaaggaagaactaTTTGAGATG GTGAGTATTCCTGCATGGTTCACTACAGATACCAGGCTTGGAAGCTTGTCTATCCATTTGGACACACCACAATGCTTTTCTGCGGAAATGTATTCTGCTGACCTGAATATACCTGGGAAACCTGAGGATGACAAG GTCAATCTAGCACGAGAGACGCTTAAAGGTTTGTTGGCTCATTGGTTGGCCAAAAGAAGGCAAAAAGCAGCATCACATGCTTCAGCCAATGGTGATGGTTCATCAGGGAAGGATTTTCTTTCTAGAAATCATTCCCATTCAAGAGCTGAGGTTGATGGTAATGCAGAAAACGACTCAATGGTTTACCCTCCATTCGAGTTTTCTACAGTTTCTCCTCCTTCTATAATTACTGAGGGCTCTCATGGAGGCCCATGGAGAAAGAAGATCACTGAGTTGGATGGTACTCAAGATGAGAAGGATTTTCCATGGTGGTGTCTTGATTGTATTTTGAATAGTCGATTGCCACCAAAAGAAAATACCAA GTGCAGCTTTTATCTACAACCTTGTGAAGGAGCAACTGTCCAAATTGTCACACAGGGGAAACTGAGTGCACCTCGGATATTGCGAGTGCATAAA GTTATCAACTATGTCATAGAAAAACTAGTTCTTGACAAACCATTGGATGGTGGGAATTCGGATAGTACATTTGCTCCAGTACTGGGTGTTGGACATTCGCAACTGTCAACAGTTGGGGGAGAAGGCTCCTTCCGGCCTGGCTTGAAGCCCTGGCAGAAACTAAAACCTTCAATAGAGATCTTGTGCAATAATCAG GTCTTACCTCCAGACATGAGCTTAGCCACGGTTCGAGCTTATATATGGAAGAAACCTGATGATTTGGTCCTGAATTACAGACTTTTGCAAGGCCGATGA
- the LOC122090988 gene encoding CASP-like protein 1E2, with product MENGGVKNTMKVANERKVRGLDVLLRILTLLCSLIAVIVTSVSEETELVSVTVLPTLPPFNVPATAKWQYSSAFVYFLIANVIACAYAAFSLMLSIMKAAGRNKIAMAMHVFDLIVVALLFSGNGAALAIGMVGYNGNDHVRWAKVCNVFQKYCRYTASSIAVSLFGTTALLIVIALTTLRLQKKSL from the exons atggagaATGGTGGAGTGAAGAACACGATGAAGGTAGCGAACGAAAGAAAGGTGAGAGGTTTGGACGTTCTTCTTCGGATACTGACACTGCTCTGCAGTCTCATCGCTGTTATCGTCACCAGCGTTTCTGAAGAGACTGAGCTCGTCTCCGTCACCGTTTTACCTACACTCCCTCCCTTCAATGTTCCTGCTACTGCTAAATGGCAGTACTCTTCCGCCTTCGT ATATTTCCTAATAGCAAACGTGATAGCGTGTGCATACGCAGCATTCTCTCTGATGCTGTCAATAATGAAGGCGGCGGGGAGAAATAAAATAGCCATGGCCATGCACGTCTTTGATCTCATAGTGGTGGCGCTGCTCTTCTCCGGCAACGGCGCCGCCTTAGCGATAGGCATGGTAGGTTACAACGGGAACGATCACGTAAGATGGGCAAAGGTTTGTAACGTCTTCCAAAAGTACTGTCGCTACACAGCTTCCTCCATTGCTGTCTCTCTCTTTGGAACAACTGCCCTTCTCATTGTGATAGCACTCACTACTTTGCGTCTTCAGAAGAAATCTCtctaa